One genomic segment of Aquamicrobium lusatiense includes these proteins:
- a CDS encoding Gfo/Idh/MocA family oxidoreductase gives MSETRPVRVVVAGLGNMGRSHALAYATNPGFEIAALVNRSDVELPAPLAGHAIRRSFTEALADEKPELACIATYSDSHADYAVEAIEAGCHVFVEKPLATTVADAQRVVDAAKANGRKLVIGYILRHHPSWMRLIAEARGLGGPYVFRMNLNQQSSGATWETHKQLMKTTSPIVDCGVHYLDVMCQITDAKPIEVRGMGVRLSDEIDAGMYNYGHLQVLFEDGSVGWYEAGWGPMISETAFFVKDVISPNGCVSIVMAEGARSDDIDTHTKTSTIRLHSAATAEDGRFAKQDQLLSMQGEPGHQDLCDLEQAFVLKAIREEIDLTRHMDDAVKSLAVCLAADESVRTGKPVRL, from the coding sequence GTGAGTGAGACCAGACCCGTTCGCGTCGTCGTCGCCGGGCTCGGCAATATGGGCCGCAGCCACGCGCTGGCTTATGCGACCAATCCGGGCTTCGAGATCGCGGCACTCGTCAACCGCTCCGATGTCGAACTTCCGGCACCGCTCGCCGGCCATGCGATCCGCCGCTCCTTCACCGAAGCGCTGGCTGACGAAAAGCCCGAGCTTGCCTGCATCGCGACCTATTCGGACAGCCATGCAGACTATGCGGTCGAGGCCATCGAAGCGGGCTGCCATGTGTTCGTGGAAAAGCCGCTGGCAACGACGGTGGCGGATGCGCAGCGGGTGGTGGATGCGGCAAAGGCCAACGGCCGCAAGCTGGTGATCGGCTACATCCTGCGCCATCATCCCTCATGGATGCGGCTGATCGCGGAAGCGCGCGGTCTCGGCGGCCCTTACGTGTTCCGCATGAACCTCAATCAGCAATCGTCCGGCGCCACATGGGAGACGCACAAGCAGTTGATGAAGACGACGTCGCCCATCGTCGACTGCGGCGTGCATTATCTCGACGTGATGTGCCAGATCACCGACGCGAAGCCGATCGAGGTGCGCGGCATGGGCGTGCGCCTTTCCGATGAGATCGACGCCGGCATGTACAATTACGGCCATCTTCAGGTGCTGTTCGAGGACGGTTCAGTCGGCTGGTACGAGGCCGGCTGGGGGCCGATGATCTCCGAAACCGCCTTCTTCGTGAAGGATGTGATCTCGCCCAATGGCTGCGTGTCGATCGTCATGGCCGAGGGTGCGAGATCGGACGACATCGACACCCATACCAAAACATCGACCATCCGCCTGCACAGCGCCGCCACGGCCGAGGACGGGCGCTTCGCAAAGCAGGACCAGTTGCTGTCCATGCAGGGCGAGCCCGGCCATCAGGATCTGTGCGACCTCGAACAGGCTTTCGTGCTGAAGGCGATCCGCGAGGAGATCGACCTCACCCGCCACATGGACGATGCCGTCAAATCGCTGGCCGTCTGCCTCGCCGCCGACGAGAGCGTGCGCACCGGCAAACCGGTTCGCCTGTGA
- a CDS encoding carbohydrate ABC transporter permease: MSRATTSLPRSVAAHAILIAYTVIALFPVFVILINSFKARKAIFGSPLTPPTPETFDLVGYRMVLTQGDFFLYFQNSFVVTVASLFFVLLFGAMAAFALSEYRFRGNRLMGLYLALGIMIPIRLGTVAILQMMVASGLVNTLTALVLVYTAQGLPLAIFILTEFMSGVSDDLKNAGRIDGLSEYRIFFRLVLPLVRPAMATVAVFTMIPIWNDLWFPLILAPSEATKTVTLGAQMFIGQYVTNWNAVLAALSLAILPVLVLYLIFSRQLIRGITSGAVK; encoded by the coding sequence ATGAGCCGCGCCACCACCTCGCTGCCCCGCTCGGTCGCCGCCCACGCGATCCTGATCGCCTATACGGTGATTGCGCTGTTTCCGGTCTTCGTCATCCTCATCAACTCGTTCAAGGCGCGCAAGGCGATCTTCGGTTCGCCGCTCACTCCGCCGACGCCGGAAACCTTCGATCTGGTCGGCTACCGCATGGTGCTGACGCAGGGCGATTTCTTCCTCTATTTCCAGAACAGCTTTGTCGTCACCGTGGCCTCGCTGTTCTTCGTGCTGCTGTTCGGCGCGATGGCGGCCTTCGCGCTGTCGGAATACCGGTTTCGCGGCAACCGGCTGATGGGGCTCTATCTGGCGCTCGGCATCATGATCCCGATTCGCCTCGGCACCGTCGCCATATTGCAGATGATGGTGGCATCCGGGCTGGTCAACACGCTGACGGCGCTGGTGCTGGTCTACACGGCGCAGGGCCTGCCGCTGGCGATCTTCATCCTCACCGAATTCATGAGCGGCGTTTCCGACGACCTCAAGAATGCCGGGCGCATCGACGGGCTTTCGGAGTACCGCATCTTCTTCCGGCTGGTGCTGCCACTGGTGCGGCCGGCCATGGCGACGGTCGCCGTGTTCACCATGATCCCGATCTGGAACGACCTGTGGTTCCCGCTGATCCTCGCTCCCTCCGAGGCCACCAAGACGGTCACGCTCGGCGCCCAGATGTTCATCGGCCAGTATGTCACCAACTGGAATGCGGTGCTGGCCGCGCTTTCGCTGGCGATCCTGCCGGTGCTCGTCCTCTACCTCATCTTCTCGCGGCAACTGATCCGCGGCATCACTTCCGGAGCAGTCAAGTGA
- a CDS encoding carbohydrate ABC transporter permease, translating into MTASDAKPKKPFRWHIIVFLAPAVLVYTAIMIVPLFGTLQFSLFRNVSGDQTFVGLGNFRTLFGDPNWSKGFWNALGNNVWFFIIHMLVQNPIGIMLAALLSSPKLRFSSFYRTAIFIPTILSFVIVGFAWKLILSPIWRVAPNLLDLVGLKNLFTPWLGKEEYALTALSLISVWQFVGIPMMLIYAALLSIPDEVIEAAECDGVTGMSQFWKIKLPLILPAIGIISVLTFVANFNAFDLIYSAQGALAGPNYSTDILGTYLYRAFFGFQLQVGDRNMGATIATMMFLIILAGVCLYLFLIQTRLRRYKF; encoded by the coding sequence ATGACGGCCAGTGACGCGAAACCGAAAAAGCCCTTCCGCTGGCACATCATCGTGTTCCTGGCGCCGGCGGTGCTGGTCTACACCGCGATCATGATCGTGCCGCTGTTCGGCACATTGCAGTTTTCGCTGTTTCGCAATGTGTCCGGCGATCAGACCTTCGTCGGACTCGGCAATTTCCGCACGCTGTTCGGCGACCCTAACTGGTCGAAGGGCTTCTGGAACGCGCTTGGCAACAATGTGTGGTTCTTCATCATCCACATGCTGGTGCAGAACCCGATCGGTATCATGCTGGCAGCTCTGCTCTCCAGCCCGAAACTCCGCTTCTCTTCCTTCTACCGGACCGCCATCTTCATCCCCACGATTCTGTCCTTCGTGATCGTCGGCTTCGCGTGGAAGCTGATCCTGTCGCCAATCTGGCGCGTGGCCCCCAATCTTCTCGATCTGGTGGGCCTGAAGAACCTGTTCACGCCATGGCTCGGCAAGGAAGAATACGCGCTTACGGCGCTCAGCCTGATCTCAGTGTGGCAGTTCGTCGGCATTCCGATGATGCTGATCTATGCAGCATTACTGTCCATTCCCGACGAGGTGATCGAGGCGGCCGAATGCGATGGCGTGACCGGCATGTCGCAGTTCTGGAAGATCAAGCTGCCGCTGATCCTGCCGGCGATTGGCATCATCTCGGTGCTGACCTTCGTCGCCAATTTCAACGCCTTCGACCTGATCTATTCGGCGCAAGGGGCGCTTGCCGGACCCAATTACTCGACCGACATTCTGGGCACCTATCTCTATCGCGCCTTCTTCGGCTTCCAGCTTCAGGTCGGCGACCGCAACATGGGCGCGACCATCGCCACCATGATGTTCCTCATCATCCTGGCCGGCGTATGCCTCTATCTGTTCCTCATCCAGACGCGGCTGCGCCGCTACAAGTTCTGA
- a CDS encoding ABC transporter substrate-binding protein — protein MKTKLLTAVLLGSSVLCSAAAFAQDGTLTIESWRNDDLAIWQEKLIPAFQAKHPDIKVVFSPSAPTEYNAALNAKLDAGSAGDLITCRPFDASLDLFKSGKLADLTELSGMENFSDVAKSAWTTDDGKQTFCVPMASVIHGFIYNKDAFKELGIEPPATEDEFFAALDKIKEDGTYIPLAMGTKDLWEAATMGYQNIGPTYWHGEEGRLALLKGEQKLTDPQWVEPFATLAKWKPYLGDGFEAQTYPDSQNLFTLGRAAIFPAGSWEISVFNTQVDFEMGAFPPPVKAAGDTCYISDHTDIGIGLNAASKNPEAAKTFLTWVASPEFAEIYANALPGFFSLNSTPVKMEDPLAQEFVSWRDKCKSTIRSTYQILSRGTPNLENETWVESANVINGTVTPEEAAKKLQTGLDSWYKPAE, from the coding sequence ATGAAAACGAAACTTCTTACGGCAGTGCTGCTTGGATCGAGTGTTCTGTGCTCGGCAGCAGCCTTCGCACAGGATGGCACGCTGACCATCGAAAGCTGGCGCAACGACGACCTCGCCATCTGGCAGGAAAAGCTGATCCCGGCCTTCCAGGCCAAGCATCCCGACATCAAGGTCGTCTTCTCTCCGTCAGCTCCGACCGAGTACAATGCCGCCCTCAATGCCAAGCTGGATGCGGGCTCGGCCGGCGACCTCATCACCTGCCGCCCGTTCGACGCCTCGCTCGACCTGTTCAAGAGCGGCAAGCTCGCCGACCTGACCGAGCTTTCGGGCATGGAGAACTTCTCCGACGTCGCCAAATCCGCATGGACGACCGATGACGGCAAGCAGACCTTCTGCGTTCCGATGGCCTCGGTGATCCACGGCTTCATCTACAACAAGGACGCCTTCAAGGAGCTCGGCATCGAACCGCCGGCGACCGAGGACGAGTTCTTCGCCGCGCTCGACAAGATCAAGGAGGACGGCACCTATATTCCGCTCGCCATGGGCACCAAGGACCTGTGGGAAGCCGCCACCATGGGCTACCAGAACATCGGGCCTACTTACTGGCATGGCGAGGAAGGCCGTCTGGCGCTGCTGAAAGGTGAGCAGAAGCTGACCGATCCGCAGTGGGTGGAGCCCTTCGCAACGCTGGCGAAGTGGAAGCCCTATCTCGGCGACGGCTTCGAGGCGCAGACCTATCCCGACAGCCAGAACCTGTTCACGCTCGGCCGCGCCGCCATCTTCCCGGCCGGCTCGTGGGAAATCTCGGTGTTCAACACGCAGGTCGATTTCGAGATGGGCGCATTCCCGCCGCCGGTGAAGGCCGCCGGCGACACCTGCTACATCTCCGACCACACCGATATCGGCATCGGCCTGAATGCTGCTTCCAAGAATCCGGAAGCCGCGAAGACTTTCCTCACCTGGGTGGCGTCGCCTGAATTCGCAGAGATCTACGCCAACGCCCTTCCCGGCTTCTTCAGCCTGAACTCGACCCCGGTGAAGATGGAAGACCCGCTGGCGCAGGAATTCGTGTCCTGGCGCGACAAGTGCAAGTCGACCATCCGCTCGACCTACCAGATCCTGTCGCGCGGCACGCCCAACCTCGAAAACGAAACATGGGTTGAATCGGCCAATGTGATCAACGGCACGGTTACGCCTGAAGAGGCGGCCAAGAAGCTGCAGACCGGCCTCGACAGCTGGTACAAGCCGGCCGAATAA
- a CDS encoding N-acetylglucosamine kinase, with protein MDFVLGIDGGGTSCRAALAAPDGRVLARASSGAANIRTDLTNARTHIVEAARRAFVEAGQDPELLVRTPAVLGLAGANVGTYRQQLQAILPFRESRVESDAEIALEGAVGSGDGAIAVLGTGSAYRVRRGGVSRPVGGWGFQVGDQASGARVGRDLLEQTLLAYDGICEASALTREIMAVFRDNPEDLVEFTVSAKPGDYGGFAPKVFEYAAEGDVVARSIVSKAIADVEGALGALDLREGDVLCLLGGLAGLYAPLLAARYQPLLREPRGDALLGAVRMAARRFGTSVETVNG; from the coding sequence ATGGATTTCGTGCTTGGCATAGATGGCGGGGGAACCAGTTGCAGGGCAGCCCTTGCCGCGCCCGACGGGCGGGTTCTGGCCCGCGCCAGTTCGGGTGCCGCCAATATCCGCACCGACCTCACCAATGCCCGCACCCATATCGTGGAGGCCGCGCGCCGCGCTTTCGTCGAGGCCGGGCAGGATCCCGAATTGCTGGTCCGCACGCCGGCCGTGCTGGGGCTGGCGGGCGCCAATGTCGGCACCTATCGCCAGCAATTGCAGGCCATATTGCCGTTTCGCGAAAGCCGGGTCGAAAGCGATGCCGAGATCGCACTGGAAGGCGCGGTGGGCTCCGGCGATGGCGCCATCGCCGTGCTTGGCACCGGCAGCGCCTACCGGGTGCGCCGGGGTGGCGTCTCGCGTCCCGTCGGCGGCTGGGGCTTTCAGGTCGGCGATCAGGCCTCCGGCGCGCGCGTTGGCCGCGACCTTCTGGAGCAGACCCTGCTTGCCTATGACGGCATATGCGAAGCCTCTGCGCTGACGCGCGAGATCATGGCGGTCTTCCGCGACAATCCCGAGGATCTGGTCGAGTTCACCGTGAGTGCAAAGCCCGGCGATTATGGCGGCTTCGCGCCCAAGGTCTTTGAGTATGCGGCCGAGGGCGACGTGGTGGCGCGCTCCATCGTCAGCAAGGCAATCGCCGATGTGGAAGGCGCGCTTGGTGCGCTAGACCTGCGCGAAGGCGACGTGCTGTGCCTGCTCGGCGGGCTTGCCGGCCTTTATGCGCCGCTGCTTGCCGCGCGCTACCAGCCGCTGCTGCGCGAACCGCGCGGCGATGCGCTGCTGGGCGCGGTCCGTATGGCCGCACGCCGGTTCGGCACCTCCGTGGAGACGGTGAATGGCTGA
- a CDS encoding GntR family transcriptional regulator, with product MAEVADHLFSDVKGAPSGQPLYLRLRRAIEEAVDSGVLGPGDALPSERDIALQADISRVTVRKAVSDLVRSGVLVQRHGSGTFVAPRVERVEQSLSRLTSFTEDMARRGKTVRSQWLDRGVFTPSPDEMMVLGLAARELVVRMSRLRIADGTPLAIERACMSAAILPDPERIGASLYAALAETGHRPVRAVQRISAANLSGSDAELLEVPAGSAGLRIERISYLASGRVVEFTRSIYRGDAYDFVAELRLSAPADDNGVPA from the coding sequence ATGGCTGAAGTCGCCGATCATCTGTTCTCGGATGTGAAGGGCGCGCCGTCCGGCCAGCCACTCTATCTTCGCCTGCGCCGCGCCATAGAAGAAGCCGTCGACAGCGGCGTGCTCGGGCCGGGCGATGCCCTGCCTTCCGAGCGTGACATCGCCCTGCAGGCCGACATCTCGCGGGTGACGGTGCGCAAGGCGGTCAGCGATCTGGTTCGCAGCGGGGTGCTGGTTCAGCGCCATGGCTCGGGAACTTTCGTCGCGCCCCGGGTGGAGCGGGTCGAGCAGTCTCTTTCAAGGCTGACCTCCTTTACCGAGGACATGGCCCGGCGCGGCAAGACCGTGCGTTCGCAATGGCTGGACCGGGGGGTGTTTACGCCCTCGCCGGACGAAATGATGGTGCTCGGCCTGGCGGCCAGGGAGCTGGTCGTGCGCATGTCGCGCCTGCGCATCGCCGATGGCACGCCGCTCGCCATAGAGCGCGCCTGCATGTCGGCGGCGATCCTCCCGGACCCGGAGCGAATCGGTGCCTCGCTCTATGCCGCGCTGGCTGAAACCGGACACCGCCCGGTGCGTGCGGTGCAGCGGATTTCGGCGGCCAATCTTTCCGGTTCCGACGCAGAATTGCTGGAAGTGCCCGCCGGATCGGCCGGATTGCGCATAGAACGCATTTCCTATCTTGCCAGCGGCCGCGTGGTGGAGTTCACACGGTCGATCTACAGGGGGGATGCTTATGACTTCGTGGCCGAGTTGCGTCTGAGTGCCCCCGCAGACGACAATGGAGTTCCTGCATGA
- a CDS encoding SIS domain-containing protein produces the protein MTTTHTHMRREVEEIPQAVARLLDRSGTVLEQAGKDLRRRDPAFAITVARGSSSHAATYLKYVSELELGLPFAPVGPSVASIYGAKLRLKGAACISVSQSGKSPDIVALAQSARAQGALTIALTNTADSPLPRDSDHAVDIMAGPELSVAATKTFVNSIVAGLGLLAHAAGDEKLLSALKALPEQLQKAIDCDWSALTGALEGRSSLFVLGRGPSSAIASEAALKFKETCGIHAEAYSAAEVMHGPMALVGGGFPVVALAARDAAEPSVAASADALVARQGAVFATSALATQAARLPFVATGHPLTDALPLVVSFYAFVEAFARHRGLNPDMPRNLRKVTETV, from the coding sequence ATGACGACGACACACACCCATATGCGCCGCGAAGTGGAAGAGATTCCGCAGGCGGTTGCCCGGTTGCTCGACCGCTCGGGCACAGTTCTGGAGCAGGCGGGCAAGGATTTGCGCCGCCGTGATCCGGCCTTTGCCATCACGGTCGCACGTGGATCGTCCAGCCATGCCGCGACCTATCTCAAATATGTCAGCGAACTGGAACTGGGCCTGCCATTCGCCCCCGTCGGCCCCTCCGTAGCCTCGATCTATGGCGCGAAGCTGCGGCTGAAAGGGGCCGCGTGCATCTCGGTCTCGCAATCCGGCAAGAGCCCCGACATCGTTGCATTGGCGCAAAGCGCCCGTGCGCAGGGAGCGCTGACCATCGCCCTGACCAATACGGCCGACTCGCCGCTGCCGCGCGACAGCGATCATGCCGTGGATATCATGGCCGGCCCCGAACTCAGCGTCGCCGCCACCAAGACGTTCGTCAACTCCATCGTTGCCGGTCTCGGTCTGCTTGCCCATGCTGCAGGCGATGAGAAATTGCTGTCCGCCCTGAAAGCGCTGCCGGAGCAGTTGCAAAAGGCCATCGACTGCGACTGGAGTGCGCTGACCGGCGCGCTGGAGGGCCGCAGTTCGCTCTTCGTGCTCGGCCGCGGACCGTCGAGCGCGATCGCCAGCGAGGCTGCGCTTAAATTCAAGGAAACCTGCGGCATTCATGCCGAAGCCTACAGTGCAGCCGAGGTCATGCATGGCCCGATGGCGCTGGTCGGCGGCGGCTTTCCCGTGGTCGCGCTGGCGGCACGGGATGCTGCCGAGCCCTCCGTCGCCGCTTCCGCCGATGCGCTTGTGGCCCGGCAGGGCGCGGTTTTCGCGACCAGCGCGCTTGCAACGCAGGCGGCGCGTCTGCCCTTCGTTGCCACCGGCCATCCGCTCACCGATGCGCTGCCGCTGGTCGTGTCCTTCTATGCATTTGTCGAAGCTTTTGCGCGCCACAGGGGGCTGAACCCGGACATGCCGCGCAATCTGCGCAAGGTGACGGAAACGGTATGA
- the nagA gene encoding N-acetylglucosamine-6-phosphate deacetylase gives MSERFALCGARIFDGQVWHDDACLVVAYGEIEAILPPESLPADLKRVQAGGSMLAPGFIDLQVNGGGGVMLNDHPDLASIETICAAHVPFGTTALLPTLITDTPEITAAAIEAGRQAAEKQVPGFLGLHLEGPHLSLKRKGAHDPVLIRKMDEADLKALVAAAGIVPVLLTTVAPESVSTAQVETLAKAGVIVSLGHSDTTHATASTYANAGASMVTHLFNAMSPLGSREPGLAGAAIDTGTLFAGLIADGIHVDPATMAIALRAKRGPGKIFLVTDAMATIGTHMSSFTLNDRTIYRREGSLRLGDGTLAGADLDMISAVRFVHHTLGFELDEALRMASAYPAEAVGQSQRLGRLAKGMRANIVALTENLEVASVWIDGVREFRA, from the coding sequence ATGAGCGAGCGCTTCGCCCTCTGCGGGGCCAGAATATTCGATGGCCAGGTCTGGCATGACGATGCCTGCCTCGTAGTGGCCTATGGCGAGATCGAGGCGATCCTTCCGCCGGAAAGCCTGCCCGCGGATCTGAAGCGGGTGCAGGCCGGCGGTTCCATGCTGGCGCCGGGATTCATCGACCTGCAGGTCAATGGCGGCGGCGGGGTGATGCTCAACGATCATCCCGATCTTGCTTCCATCGAAACCATCTGCGCGGCCCACGTGCCGTTCGGCACCACGGCTCTGCTGCCGACCCTGATCACCGACACGCCTGAAATCACCGCCGCCGCCATCGAAGCCGGGCGGCAGGCTGCGGAAAAGCAGGTGCCGGGTTTCCTCGGCCTGCATCTGGAAGGGCCGCACCTGTCGCTGAAACGCAAGGGTGCGCATGATCCGGTATTGATCCGCAAGATGGATGAGGCCGATCTGAAGGCGCTGGTGGCGGCGGCCGGCATCGTGCCGGTACTGCTGACGACGGTCGCGCCGGAATCGGTCAGCACTGCGCAGGTCGAGACGCTGGCGAAGGCTGGCGTCATCGTCAGCCTAGGCCATTCCGACACCACCCATGCCACGGCCAGCACCTATGCGAATGCGGGTGCCTCGATGGTGACGCATCTCTTCAACGCGATGAGCCCGCTGGGCAGCCGCGAGCCGGGGCTGGCGGGTGCGGCCATCGACACCGGCACATTGTTTGCCGGGCTGATCGCCGATGGCATTCATGTCGATCCGGCGACCATGGCGATTGCGCTGCGCGCCAAGCGTGGGCCGGGAAAGATATTCCTCGTGACCGATGCCATGGCGACCATCGGCACGCACATGTCTTCCTTCACCCTGAACGACCGCACCATCTATCGTCGCGAAGGCAGCCTGAGGCTGGGCGACGGGACGCTTGCCGGGGCCGATCTGGACATGATTTCGGCCGTGCGCTTCGTCCACCACACGCTCGGCTTCGAGCTGGACGAAGCGCTGCGCATGGCCTCCGCCTATCCGGCTGAGGCGGTCGGCCAGTCGCAGCGCCTCGGAAGACTGGCGAAGGGCATGCGCGCCAACATCGTCGCCCTCACGGAAAACCTTGAGGTCGCTTCCGTGTGGATTGATGGCGTGCGCGAATTCAGGGCCTGA
- the rpe gene encoding ribulose-phosphate 3-epimerase — protein MSARTLIAPSVLSSDFSKLGYEVEAIVEAGADWVHLDVMDGHFVPNITFGAPIIKAIRNRTDAYFDAHLMIAPVDPYLAAFAEAGCDGITVHAEAGPHLDRSLQTIRNLGKKAGVSLNPGTPENVIEYVLDRLDLVLLMTVNPGFGGQAFIPSVVEKVKRVRAMIGNRPIDIQIDGGVTPETAPLVAAAGANVLVAGAAVFKGGTVESYRTNIEAIRTAADAARG, from the coding sequence ATGAGCGCAAGAACCCTGATCGCACCGTCGGTTCTGTCGTCGGATTTCTCGAAGCTTGGCTACGAGGTCGAGGCGATCGTCGAAGCGGGCGCGGACTGGGTGCATCTGGACGTGATGGACGGCCACTTCGTGCCCAACATCACCTTCGGCGCGCCGATCATCAAGGCGATCCGCAACCGCACCGACGCCTATTTCGACGCCCATCTGATGATTGCGCCGGTCGATCCCTATCTCGCCGCCTTCGCGGAGGCCGGTTGCGACGGCATCACCGTTCATGCCGAGGCCGGCCCGCATCTCGACCGGTCTCTGCAGACCATCCGCAACCTCGGCAAGAAGGCCGGCGTCTCTCTCAACCCGGGCACCCCCGAAAACGTCATCGAATATGTGCTCGACCGGCTCGATCTCGTGCTTCTGATGACCGTAAACCCCGGCTTCGGCGGGCAGGCCTTCATTCCCTCGGTGGTCGAGAAGGTGAAGCGCGTCAGGGCGATGATCGGTAATCGTCCCATCGACATTCAGATCGATGGCGGCGTGACGCCTGAAACAGCTCCGCTGGTGGCTGCCGCCGGCGCGAATGTGCTGGTGGCGGGTGCTGCCGTATTCAAGGGCGGCACGGTGGAGTCCTACCGCACCAACATCGAGGCGATCCGCACGGCGGCGGACGCAGCGCGCGGCTAG
- a CDS encoding 2-hydroxyacid dehydrogenase → MSISGTGRVLLAVNAFHPQRWHDLVAAERDVILEREPGTDPSITYAVVWKQKPNLLVGLPNLKVIFSVGAGVDHIMEDPTIPTDVPVVRVVAEDLTQHMVEYVVWRVLDHHRHGRQYRENQRLRAWRDVEQRNAGDVSVGIMGFGHLGRAAARALMPLGFRINGWSRSERRMDGVNSYAGDAGLVPFLNATDILLVLLPFTQTTKGIIDYKLLKELRRRNALGGAVLINAGRGRLQKETDILRALDDGTLKEASLDVFEIEPLPKTSPLWNHPKVFVTPHAAATSDPVHLVPVMLAQMAAYERDGTLENLVDREAGY, encoded by the coding sequence TTGAGCATATCAGGCACGGGCCGCGTTCTGCTTGCGGTCAACGCGTTCCATCCCCAGCGCTGGCACGATCTGGTGGCAGCGGAGCGGGACGTCATTCTGGAGCGCGAACCCGGCACCGATCCGTCCATCACCTATGCGGTCGTGTGGAAGCAGAAACCGAACCTGCTTGTCGGGCTGCCAAACCTCAAGGTCATCTTCTCGGTCGGCGCGGGCGTCGACCACATCATGGAAGATCCCACCATCCCCACCGATGTGCCGGTGGTGCGCGTGGTTGCGGAAGACCTGACGCAGCACATGGTGGAATATGTCGTGTGGCGCGTGCTCGATCACCATCGTCACGGCCGGCAATACCGGGAGAACCAGCGCCTGCGCGCCTGGCGCGATGTCGAACAGCGCAACGCCGGGGATGTCTCGGTCGGCATCATGGGCTTTGGCCATCTCGGCCGGGCAGCCGCCAGAGCGCTCATGCCGCTCGGCTTCCGCATCAATGGCTGGTCGCGCTCAGAACGTCGGATGGATGGCGTGAACAGCTATGCCGGTGATGCCGGGCTCGTGCCGTTCCTCAACGCCACCGACATTCTGCTGGTTCTTTTGCCATTCACGCAGACCACCAAAGGCATCATCGATTACAAGCTTCTGAAGGAACTGCGCAGGCGCAACGCGCTGGGAGGCGCGGTGCTCATCAATGCGGGGCGTGGCAGGCTGCAGAAGGAAACCGACATCCTGCGCGCGCTGGACGATGGAACGCTGAAAGAAGCGAGCCTCGACGTGTTCGAGATCGAACCACTGCCAAAGACGAGCCCGCTGTGGAACCACCCGAAGGTATTCGTCACGCCGCATGCGGCGGCCACTTCCGATCCTGTGCATCTGGTGCCGGTGATGCTTGCGCAGATGGCCGCCTATGAGCGGGACGGCACGCTGGAAAATCTGGTTGACCGCGAAGCCGGTTACTGA